The Chthoniobacterales bacterium genome includes a window with the following:
- a CDS encoding alginate export family protein, translating into MKKTSVKLRGLPELLLATLLATGTSAFGGDMTLATTPNKTIVPIDKQGANPLSFLNGAVVFDVQERLRGEYRENNFDFNSDVDVLTDDSWLLQRFRIGVAVKPASWLKIYVQGQDSREAYSDRPDYPTILGAEGDDAFDLRQAYLQFGDPKGFTLTVGRQVLSYGDERLIGSFDWNNIGRTFDAVKARYAAEKWSIDAFASTVVVPERGSYNQSDAFNGNETNRGQIFSGLYFSTTALSFQTTDLYVLHLHEDTNSRYLPAATGNTDFATFGFRIKSKPGVFHHEEAPAADGKSIADGKSTAPATKSATKLVGFDYEAEAAFQTGELRGLDLTAYAIHAGAGYTFDAPWTPRLGIEGNYGSGDNDPTDGSSETFQNLFPTNHKFYGYMDVFSWQNMKELAAQLKLQPAKSITVQFDYHAFWLESTDDVWYRANGITPVRALTPAARNADSFAGSEADVTVTWNVKKWASIQVGYSHFFAGQYLSDTGADSDADFGYVQTTFNF; encoded by the coding sequence ATGAAAAAAACATCTGTAAAATTGAGAGGGCTGCCAGAACTGCTCCTGGCAACCCTCCTTGCAACCGGAACGTCGGCCTTTGGCGGGGACATGACGCTCGCGACAACACCTAACAAAACCATCGTTCCCATCGACAAACAAGGGGCAAATCCGCTGTCTTTCCTCAATGGAGCCGTTGTTTTCGACGTCCAGGAACGCTTGCGCGGGGAGTATCGTGAGAACAACTTTGACTTCAATTCTGATGTCGATGTCCTCACCGACGACTCGTGGCTGCTCCAGCGTTTCCGCATCGGAGTCGCGGTCAAACCAGCTTCCTGGCTGAAAATCTACGTGCAGGGACAGGATTCCCGTGAAGCGTATTCGGATCGTCCCGATTATCCCACGATATTAGGAGCCGAGGGCGATGATGCCTTCGATCTACGTCAGGCTTATCTCCAGTTTGGCGACCCCAAAGGCTTCACGCTCACCGTTGGCCGCCAGGTTCTCAGCTATGGCGACGAGCGCCTGATCGGCAGCTTCGACTGGAACAATATCGGGCGTACTTTCGACGCGGTGAAAGCCCGTTACGCAGCGGAAAAATGGTCCATCGACGCCTTTGCCTCGACGGTGGTCGTGCCGGAGCGCGGTTCCTACAACCAGTCCGATGCCTTCAACGGAAATGAAACCAATCGCGGCCAGATCTTCAGCGGCTTGTATTTCAGCACCACGGCGCTGAGCTTCCAAACCACGGATCTCTACGTCCTGCATTTGCACGAGGATACTAACTCGCGCTATCTGCCTGCGGCGACGGGCAACACCGATTTCGCCACCTTTGGTTTCCGGATTAAATCCAAGCCCGGCGTCTTCCATCATGAGGAGGCTCCAGCGGCTGATGGCAAATCCATCGCTGACGGTAAATCCACGGCACCCGCTACCAAGTCAGCAACGAAGCTAGTCGGATTCGACTACGAGGCGGAAGCTGCTTTCCAGACCGGCGAACTGCGCGGTCTTGATCTAACAGCCTACGCGATTCACGCTGGCGCTGGTTATACTTTCGACGCTCCGTGGACACCACGTCTCGGCATCGAAGGCAACTACGGCAGCGGCGACAACGACCCGACTGACGGCAGCTCGGAGACGTTCCAAAATCTGTTCCCGACGAACCACAAGTTCTACGGTTACATGGACGTTTTCTCTTGGCAGAACATGAAGGAACTCGCGGCTCAGTTGAAATTGCAGCCTGCGAAATCGATCACCGTCCAGTTTGATTACCATGCATTCTGGCTGGAATCGACCGACGACGTCTGGTATCGCGCCAACGGCATCACTCCGGTGCGCGCGCTCACTCCAGCCGCCCGCAACGCCGACAGCTTTGCCGGTTCAGAAGCCGATGTCACCGTTACCTGGAACGTCAAGAAATGGGCGTCCATCCAAGTCGGCTACAGCCACTTCTTCGCAGGTCAGTATCTCTCCGACACCGGTGCCGACAGCGACGCCGACTTCGGTTACGTGCAGACCACCTTCAACTTCTAA
- a CDS encoding ABC transporter ATP-binding protein, whose product MSAYVEISQLTKSYPKADGGRAVIVKDFNLKIAKGEFTTVIGHSGCGKSTQLMMLAGLSEITEGVIVIAGKEIDGAGPDRGIVFQSPSLLPWMTARENVMLGINQVFYTADKIERQQIAEYYLTVVGLGESMEKYPDELSQGMRQRVAIARAFALKPKMLLLDEPFGMLDSLTRYELQQVLLDLWRKERITAMMVTHDVDEAIFLSDRIVMMTDGPEATIGDILEVKFPRPRQRKEIMEHPDYYKLREHLIHFLEVRAHERVPYLSGADGCATNIHSTDFGALTTLASA is encoded by the coding sequence ATGAGCGCCTACGTGGAAATCTCGCAGCTAACCAAGTCCTATCCCAAGGCGGATGGCGGACGCGCCGTTATCGTGAAGGATTTCAATTTGAAGATCGCGAAAGGTGAATTCACCACCGTCATCGGCCATTCCGGTTGTGGAAAATCCACCCAGCTCATGATGCTCGCGGGCCTGAGTGAAATCACTGAGGGCGTCATCGTCATTGCCGGAAAAGAGATCGACGGCGCGGGACCGGATCGCGGCATTGTTTTCCAGTCCCCCTCCCTGCTTCCGTGGATGACCGCCCGGGAAAATGTGATGTTAGGCATCAATCAGGTTTTCTACACCGCGGATAAAATCGAGCGCCAGCAAATCGCTGAATACTACCTAACTGTAGTCGGCCTCGGCGAATCGATGGAGAAGTATCCTGACGAGCTTTCCCAGGGAATGCGCCAACGCGTCGCCATCGCCCGCGCCTTCGCGTTGAAGCCGAAAATGCTTCTGCTCGACGAGCCGTTTGGGATGCTGGATTCCCTCACTCGCTACGAGTTGCAGCAGGTCCTCCTCGACCTCTGGCGCAAGGAACGCATCACCGCCATGATGGTGACGCACGATGTCGATGAGGCCATTTTTCTCAGCGACCGGATCGTGATGATGACCGACGGTCCCGAGGCGACCATCGGAGACATTCTGGAGGTAAAATTCCCCCGTCCGCGCCAGCGCAAGGAGATCATGGAGCACCCCGACTACTACAAGCTGCGCGAGCACCTGATTCACTTTTTGGAAGTGCGGGCGCACGAGCGAGTTCCATATCTATCGGGTGCCGACGGCTGCGCGACTAATATTCACAGCACCGACTTCGGCGCTCTCACCACTCTGGCCAGTGCCTAA
- a CDS encoding ABC transporter ATP-binding protein yields the protein MSFLSVHQVSKGYGPRWNRSEVLADINLEIEEGEFVAIIGYSGTGKTTLMSLLAGLIEPDSGEVRLAGEKMEGPGPDRGIVFQNYSLLPWLSVYENIALAVDQVFPEWTVEKRREHIEKFIATVNLTPARNKLPSELSGGMRQRVSVARTLAINPKVLLLDEPLSALDALTRANLQEEISRLWQEDKKTVVLITNDPDEAILLADRVIPLTPGPRATLLESIPVTLPRSENRKAALESIEGKRLRNEIIERLQSCKKPAGAAIVRKLILPDIEPEDLTKGRHSFLFRNRRKPVRKSEIQPISVEVES from the coding sequence ATGAGCTTTCTCAGCGTGCATCAAGTTAGCAAAGGTTACGGTCCCCGCTGGAATCGCAGCGAGGTGCTGGCCGATATTAACCTCGAGATCGAGGAGGGTGAATTTGTTGCCATCATCGGCTATTCCGGCACCGGAAAAACCACGCTAATGTCCCTGCTTGCCGGATTGATCGAACCCGACTCCGGCGAGGTGCGGCTGGCTGGCGAAAAAATGGAAGGCCCGGGCCCGGATCGCGGGATTGTTTTTCAAAACTACAGCCTGCTCCCGTGGTTGAGCGTCTATGAAAACATCGCGCTAGCCGTCGATCAGGTTTTCCCGGAATGGACCGTGGAGAAACGCCGTGAACACATCGAGAAGTTCATTGCTACAGTCAATCTAACCCCGGCCCGCAACAAGCTCCCCAGCGAACTTTCCGGCGGCATGAGACAGCGCGTTTCTGTGGCTAGAACATTGGCGATCAACCCCAAAGTCCTCTTGTTAGACGAGCCGCTCAGCGCCCTCGATGCGCTGACCCGCGCCAATCTCCAGGAAGAGATCAGCCGACTCTGGCAGGAGGATAAAAAAACCGTCGTTCTCATTACCAACGACCCCGACGAGGCGATCCTCCTGGCCGACCGCGTGATCCCGCTCACACCCGGACCTCGGGCGACTTTGCTGGAGTCCATCCCCGTCACACTCCCGCGTTCGGAGAACCGCAAGGCCGCGCTCGAATCCATCGAGGGCAAACGCCTGCGCAACGAGATTATCGAACGCCTGCAATCGTGCAAAAAGCCCGCCGGAGCAGCCATTGTTAGGAAGCTGATTCTCCCCGACATCGAGCCCGAGGATCTCACCAAAGGACGCCACAGTTTTCTTTTTCGCAACAGACGCAAACCGGTGCGCAAGAGTGAAATCCAACCCATTTCCGTGGAAGTCGAATCATGA
- the ntrB gene encoding nitrate ABC transporter permease, whose product MDFIKRFKLDSLLLPLIGIACFLILWQVIAGKTVTTRVADEFGDMVTKNVRTGISPDLPTPTIAWKASKAYIVQPFAKRGELDRGILAFTALSLGLVTQGYIIALVIGTPLGFFLGLSKTFTKAADPIIQVLRPVSPLAWFPLGLVLFSSVKLVDAHQKTVFGASDAAALFTIAVCAMWPTVMNTAVGVRAIPQDYLNVAKVLKLSRSKTLFKVLIPATLPYMFTGFRLSLGIAWLVIVAVEMLTGRPGVGGFLWQEYNAGSYSRIILCILTIGVIGLILDRAMSFIEARFKSI is encoded by the coding sequence ATGGACTTCATCAAACGCTTCAAGCTGGACAGCCTGTTGCTGCCCCTCATCGGGATCGCCTGCTTCCTGATCCTGTGGCAGGTGATCGCCGGCAAGACGGTCACGACGCGAGTTGCGGATGAGTTTGGCGACATGGTGACCAAGAACGTGCGCACTGGCATTTCCCCCGATCTCCCCACCCCGACGATTGCGTGGAAAGCTAGCAAAGCCTACATCGTGCAGCCCTTCGCCAAACGCGGGGAACTCGACCGTGGCATTCTAGCTTTCACCGCGCTCTCGCTGGGGCTGGTGACTCAGGGTTATATCATCGCTCTGGTCATCGGCACGCCGCTTGGATTTTTCCTAGGCCTGTCGAAGACTTTTACCAAGGCGGCAGACCCGATCATCCAGGTGTTGCGCCCGGTCTCGCCACTGGCATGGTTTCCACTTGGCCTCGTCTTGTTTAGCTCGGTAAAGCTGGTCGATGCGCATCAGAAGACCGTCTTCGGCGCGTCCGACGCCGCCGCCTTGTTCACCATCGCCGTCTGCGCCATGTGGCCGACTGTGATGAACACCGCCGTCGGAGTTAGGGCGATACCGCAGGATTATTTGAACGTCGCGAAGGTGCTCAAACTCTCCCGCAGCAAGACGCTTTTCAAAGTCCTCATCCCGGCGACGCTGCCGTATATGTTCACCGGATTCCGCCTCTCGCTGGGCATCGCCTGGCTGGTGATCGTCGCCGTGGAAATGCTAACAGGCCGCCCCGGAGTCGGCGGATTTCTCTGGCAGGAATACAACGCCGGCAGCTACTCGCGCATCATTCTCTGCATCCTAACCATCGGCGTGATCGGACTTATACTCGACCGCGCCATGAGCTTCATCGAAGCCCGCTTCAAATCGATCTAA
- a CDS encoding CmpA/NrtA family ABC transporter substrate-binding protein: MHDNNLTPLRTPLSRRSFLTNTAKTAGIAALLAGLPKAFVGSVYAAEDAPEMTDIKFGMIALTDCSPIVIAHEKGLFKKYGINSTVAKGASWAAIRDSLSNGDIQATHMLLGMPIASTLGLGGAPKKPMIAPWLLNRNGQSITLANSLKGKVAEDPKALKPLVDAAKASGTPMTFAMTFPSGTHAMWLRYWLAAGGINPGDAAGANADISLITTPPPQMVANMKVGKMDGFCVGEPWNARSIAEDIGYTAINSQAIWKDHPEKVCAFTEEFAAKNPKTVKAILKALHEASVWLDVMSNREEQAKIVSAATYINCPPETILSRLQGKYIMGDGRIFRDPNYMIFSDRNCNYPQPKYATWWMTQLTRWGFTSDMSEAAALSKQVMRTDIYEEAMKEIGYTHGGLDEKPETLFDGVTFDPKGDLNAYVNSFGIKNLKA, encoded by the coding sequence ATGCACGATAACAACCTAACTCCACTGCGCACGCCGCTCTCCCGCCGCTCTTTTCTAACCAACACCGCCAAGACTGCGGGCATCGCCGCGCTGCTCGCCGGTTTGCCCAAGGCTTTTGTCGGCTCCGTCTATGCCGCAGAGGACGCCCCGGAAATGACCGACATCAAATTCGGCATGATTGCGCTGACCGATTGCTCGCCGATCGTCATCGCCCACGAAAAAGGCCTCTTCAAAAAATACGGCATCAATTCCACCGTCGCCAAAGGCGCGAGCTGGGCTGCGATCCGCGACTCGCTTTCCAATGGCGACATCCAGGCGACTCACATGCTGCTCGGCATGCCCATCGCCTCGACTCTCGGCCTCGGCGGCGCTCCCAAAAAACCGATGATCGCTCCCTGGCTGCTCAATCGCAACGGCCAGTCCATCACCCTCGCCAACTCTCTCAAGGGCAAAGTCGCCGAGGATCCCAAGGCGCTCAAGCCGCTCGTCGATGCCGCCAAGGCCTCGGGCACACCCATGACTTTTGCGATGACTTTTCCTTCCGGCACGCATGCCATGTGGCTCCGTTACTGGCTCGCAGCGGGTGGCATCAATCCCGGTGACGCCGCAGGTGCCAACGCCGATATTTCCCTCATCACCACACCGCCTCCACAGATGGTGGCCAACATGAAAGTCGGCAAGATGGACGGCTTCTGCGTGGGTGAACCCTGGAACGCCCGCTCCATCGCCGAGGACATCGGTTACACAGCGATCAACTCTCAGGCGATCTGGAAGGATCACCCGGAAAAAGTCTGCGCCTTCACCGAGGAATTTGCCGCAAAAAATCCGAAAACGGTCAAAGCCATTCTCAAAGCGCTCCACGAGGCCAGCGTCTGGCTCGACGTCATGAGTAACCGCGAAGAACAAGCCAAGATCGTCAGCGCCGCGACCTACATTAACTGCCCGCCAGAGACGATCCTGAGTCGTCTGCAAGGCAAATACATCATGGGCGACGGCCGCATCTTCCGCGATCCGAACTACATGATCTTCAGCGACCGAAACTGCAATTATCCGCAGCCGAAATACGCCACTTGGTGGATGACCCAGCTCACCCGCTGGGGTTTCACCTCCGACATGTCGGAGGCCGCCGCGCTCTCGAAGCAGGTCATGCGCACCGATATTTACGAGGAGGCAATGAAGGAAATCGGCTACACCCACGGCGGTCTGGACGAGAAACCCGAGACCTTGTTCGACGGAGTGACCTTCGACCCCAAAGGCGACTTGAATGCCTATGTGAACAGCTTCGGGATCAAGAATCTCAAGGCGTGA
- a CDS encoding CmpA/NrtA family ABC transporter substrate-binding protein, translated as MPATKSSIALQLGFVPLVDAAPVIMAAELGLFAKHGIAVRLHREAGWATIRDKIIYKELDAAHAPAGSVIAASCGLGSIAAPCLTGFIFNLHGNAITLSESLWKRGVRNGLSLQDEVKRKERDYVFAVTSHFASHNFLMRSWLLQNRITPDQDVRIVVVPPPQMLANLHAGHIDGYCVGEPWNSMAVMKKQGWIVACSSELAPGHPEKALLVRQSFAEEKAPQHLALIAALIEACQFCQLPENRERVAESLAQRKYLNVPIQAVRASLGGLFDLGHGRVEKMPDFHVFSGPLANEPTLERGRWVCGQMKAHGLFPDPAAIPAHRLHEFFRTDIYQQAQHLTKT; from the coding sequence GTGCCTGCCACCAAATCATCCATAGCGCTCCAACTCGGCTTCGTGCCGCTGGTCGATGCTGCTCCCGTCATCATGGCGGCGGAGTTGGGTTTGTTTGCGAAACATGGCATCGCCGTCCGACTCCATCGCGAGGCGGGCTGGGCGACGATCCGCGACAAGATCATTTATAAGGAACTCGACGCCGCCCACGCCCCGGCGGGCTCGGTGATCGCCGCTAGTTGCGGTCTGGGTTCCATCGCCGCGCCGTGTCTGACGGGTTTTATTTTTAACCTCCATGGCAATGCGATCACGCTCTCCGAATCGCTCTGGAAGCGCGGCGTGCGCAATGGCCTCTCGCTGCAGGACGAGGTAAAACGAAAAGAACGCGATTACGTCTTCGCCGTCACCAGCCACTTTGCCTCGCATAATTTCCTGATGCGTTCCTGGCTGCTGCAAAACCGCATCACGCCAGATCAGGATGTGAGAATCGTCGTGGTGCCGCCGCCGCAAATGCTGGCGAATCTGCACGCGGGCCATATCGACGGCTATTGCGTCGGAGAACCCTGGAACTCGATGGCGGTGATGAAAAAACAGGGTTGGATCGTCGCCTGCAGCAGCGAGCTGGCTCCGGGTCACCCCGAGAAGGCATTGCTGGTCCGCCAGAGTTTTGCCGAGGAAAAGGCTCCACAGCATCTGGCTCTCATCGCCGCCTTGATCGAGGCGTGCCAGTTCTGCCAGTTGCCGGAAAATCGCGAGCGTGTGGCCGAGAGTCTGGCCCAGCGCAAATATCTCAACGTCCCCATCCAGGCTGTGCGGGCGAGTTTGGGCGGGCTCTTCGATCTCGGCCACGGTCGCGTGGAAAAAATGCCCGACTTCCACGTTTTCTCCGGGCCGCTGGCCAATGAACCCACGCTCGAACGCGGCCGCTGGGTCTGCGGCCAGATGAAGGCGCACGGTTTGTTTCCCGATCCGGCGGCCATTCCCGCGCATCGCCTGCACGAATTTTTCCGCACCGACATCTACCAGCAAGCCCAACACCTGACCAAAACCTAA
- a CDS encoding LysR family transcriptional regulator: protein MAQLIDSKQLRAFATLAKTGSFTQTARQLGVTQSAISHAVKGLEADVGCRLLDRVGKSVILNQAGEQFLTRAEKILKEMSEARTELGKLGKWGTSRLRIGASTTACQYIIPAVLREFKESFPQCSIAIQVGDTPENIEALRSHQIDLAVNLEPRRDDLLEFRELFTDELQFLVSPLHPWAVSGRADRSEIAAQNYIVYSKKSYTFEIIEWYFREEGISLHSLLELGNMEAIKELVKLGLGISVLAPWTADKELTEQSLVAVPLGKRKLKRRWGVLHWRERRLSLAEETFIGLCETVCAGLGG from the coding sequence ATGGCCCAACTGATTGATAGTAAGCAACTTCGCGCCTTTGCAACGCTCGCCAAGACGGGAAGCTTCACGCAGACCGCGCGCCAATTAGGTGTGACTCAATCGGCGATAAGCCATGCGGTGAAGGGTTTGGAGGCCGATGTGGGGTGTCGTCTTTTAGACAGAGTGGGTAAAAGCGTGATCCTGAATCAGGCCGGTGAGCAGTTTCTAACTCGAGCCGAAAAGATCCTCAAAGAGATGTCGGAGGCTCGCACGGAACTTGGCAAGCTCGGCAAATGGGGCACGAGCCGGCTGCGCATCGGTGCCAGCACCACAGCCTGCCAGTATATTATTCCAGCAGTGCTGCGAGAGTTTAAAGAAAGTTTCCCACAGTGCTCGATTGCGATCCAAGTTGGCGACACACCGGAAAATATCGAGGCGCTGCGCTCGCATCAGATCGATCTGGCGGTGAACCTCGAACCGCGCCGCGACGACTTGCTGGAGTTCCGCGAATTGTTCACCGACGAACTGCAATTTCTCGTCAGCCCGCTCCATCCGTGGGCGGTGAGCGGACGGGCGGACCGGAGCGAGATCGCGGCGCAGAATTACATTGTTTACAGCAAGAAAAGTTACACCTTCGAGATCATTGAATGGTATTTCCGCGAGGAGGGCATCTCGCTGCACAGTTTGCTGGAACTCGGCAACATGGAGGCGATCAAGGAACTCGTGAAACTCGGCCTCGGCATCAGCGTGCTCGCGCCGTGGACCGCCGACAAGGAGCTCACCGAGCAATCACTCGTCGCCGTGCCGCTGGGCAAACGGAAACTCAAGAGACGCTGGGGCGTGCTGCATTGGCGCGAGCGTCGGCTGAGTCTGGCTGAGGAAACTTTCATCGGCCTCTGCGAAACGGTTTGCGCTGGATTGGGAGGTTAG